The following are encoded together in the Glycine max cultivar Williams 82 chromosome 8, Glycine_max_v4.0, whole genome shotgun sequence genome:
- the LOC100804071 gene encoding uncharacterized protein isoform X2 encodes MNLLESADEMKEWEEARCPICMEPPHNGVLLKCSSYEKGCLPYMCNTSYRHSNCLDQFCKSFASHLSSEVLQEIPVTGRVSHSREIQSESWHPAQCGSQLQPKLICPLCRGEIYGYMVLEPARRYMNSKLRSCSSETCEFQGTYPELRKHARSEHPSVRPSEVDPSRQCDWLRMEQERGLGDLFSSIHASSGADYNRDTILTGGLADLMSSFLYEIFISIEDVNRMASLLTNSRHRVPLYDRRSGTTNRVSNDTQTSQSARWRSNLPSVHQLERIARSRVRSNFPYLSSRDLEAEANRTARWRTNLSSLRTPRNEHQYRDLSAEVTSSTRMPRASQGTQTNPQSNISSSGRFPGRQLRWRDQSWSTNNHQ; translated from the coding sequence ATGAATTTGTTGGAATCGGCTGATGAAATGAAAGAATGGGAGGAAGCTAGATGTCCTATTTGCATGGAACCCCCTCACAATGGTGTTCTTTTGAAATGTTCTTCCTATGAGAAGGGTTGTCTTCCTTACATGTGCAATACCAGTTACCGCCACTCCAACTGCCTTGACCAGTTTTGTAAGTCCTTTGCTTCTCATCTCTCATCAGAAGTACTGCAAGAAATTCCTGTCACAGGCAGAGTCTCACATAGTAGAGAAATTCAGTCAGAGTCTTGGCACCCTGCTCAATGTGGGAGCCAGTTACAACCAAAGCTCATTTGCCCTCTTTGCCGTGGAGAAATATATGGATATATGGTTTTGGAGCCTGCTCGAAGGTATATGAATTCTAAACTAAGGAGTTGTTCTTCCGAAACATGTGAATTCCAGGGGACATATCCAGAACTCAGGAAGCATGCTAGGTCTGAGCATCCTTCTGTTCGACCATCAGAGGTGGATCCCTCGCGACAATGTGATTGGTTAAGGATGGAACAAGAAAGGGGTTTGGGAGATCTTTTTAGCTCAATCCATGCAAGTTCTGGTGCAGATTACAATAGAGATACCATTTTGACTGGGGGTCTTGCTGACTTGATGTCCTCATTCTTGTATGAAATATTTATCTCTATTGAAGATGTTAACCGAATGGCTAGTTTGTTGACTAATTCGAGACACAGAGTTCCATTATATGACAGAAGGTCTGGAACAACAAACAGGGTATCAAATGATACACAGACAAGTCAATCAGCTAGATGGAGATCCAATTTACCTTCAGTGCATCAACTGGAGAGAATTGCCAGAAGTAGAGTGAGAAGCAATTTTCCGTATTTATCATCCCGTGATCTTGAGGCAGAGGCAAATCGTACGGCTAGATGGAGAACAAATTTATCATCTTTAAGAACGCCTCGCAATGAGCATCAGTATAGAGACCTCAGTGCAGAGGTCACATCTTCAACAAGGATGCCTCGGGCCTCACAAGGTACTCAGACTAATCCCCAGAGCAACATTTCTTCATCTGGAAGGTTCCCTGGTCGTCAATTACGCTGGCGTGATCAAAGCTGGTCGACAAACAACCACCAATGA
- the LOC100804071 gene encoding uncharacterized protein isoform X1 codes for MPKVRRLKSLSTDCNRPYPYPSNSKNIELHKPMNLLESADEMKEWEEARCPICMEPPHNGVLLKCSSYEKGCLPYMCNTSYRHSNCLDQFCKSFASHLSSEVLQEIPVTGRVSHSREIQSESWHPAQCGSQLQPKLICPLCRGEIYGYMVLEPARRYMNSKLRSCSSETCEFQGTYPELRKHARSEHPSVRPSEVDPSRQCDWLRMEQERGLGDLFSSIHASSGADYNRDTILTGGLADLMSSFLYEIFISIEDVNRMASLLTNSRHRVPLYDRRSGTTNRVSNDTQTSQSARWRSNLPSVHQLERIARSRVRSNFPYLSSRDLEAEANRTARWRTNLSSLRTPRNEHQYRDLSAEVTSSTRMPRASQGTQTNPQSNISSSGRFPGRQLRWRDQSWSTNNHQ; via the coding sequence ATGCCTAAAGTTAGAAGATTGAAGTCCCTGTCTACTGATTGTAATAGACCGTATCCTTACCCATCCAACTCCAAAAACATTGAGCTGCATAAACCTATGAATTTGTTGGAATCGGCTGATGAAATGAAAGAATGGGAGGAAGCTAGATGTCCTATTTGCATGGAACCCCCTCACAATGGTGTTCTTTTGAAATGTTCTTCCTATGAGAAGGGTTGTCTTCCTTACATGTGCAATACCAGTTACCGCCACTCCAACTGCCTTGACCAGTTTTGTAAGTCCTTTGCTTCTCATCTCTCATCAGAAGTACTGCAAGAAATTCCTGTCACAGGCAGAGTCTCACATAGTAGAGAAATTCAGTCAGAGTCTTGGCACCCTGCTCAATGTGGGAGCCAGTTACAACCAAAGCTCATTTGCCCTCTTTGCCGTGGAGAAATATATGGATATATGGTTTTGGAGCCTGCTCGAAGGTATATGAATTCTAAACTAAGGAGTTGTTCTTCCGAAACATGTGAATTCCAGGGGACATATCCAGAACTCAGGAAGCATGCTAGGTCTGAGCATCCTTCTGTTCGACCATCAGAGGTGGATCCCTCGCGACAATGTGATTGGTTAAGGATGGAACAAGAAAGGGGTTTGGGAGATCTTTTTAGCTCAATCCATGCAAGTTCTGGTGCAGATTACAATAGAGATACCATTTTGACTGGGGGTCTTGCTGACTTGATGTCCTCATTCTTGTATGAAATATTTATCTCTATTGAAGATGTTAACCGAATGGCTAGTTTGTTGACTAATTCGAGACACAGAGTTCCATTATATGACAGAAGGTCTGGAACAACAAACAGGGTATCAAATGATACACAGACAAGTCAATCAGCTAGATGGAGATCCAATTTACCTTCAGTGCATCAACTGGAGAGAATTGCCAGAAGTAGAGTGAGAAGCAATTTTCCGTATTTATCATCCCGTGATCTTGAGGCAGAGGCAAATCGTACGGCTAGATGGAGAACAAATTTATCATCTTTAAGAACGCCTCGCAATGAGCATCAGTATAGAGACCTCAGTGCAGAGGTCACATCTTCAACAAGGATGCCTCGGGCCTCACAAGGTACTCAGACTAATCCCCAGAGCAACATTTCTTCATCTGGAAGGTTCCCTGGTCGTCAATTACGCTGGCGTGATCAAAGCTGGTCGACAAACAACCACCAATGA
- the LOC100801610 gene encoding probable hexosyltransferase MUCI70 isoform X1 — MEGDLQRALSLRLNRRGDRSNQSPAKDFEVGFFSSGRVPQDYPMKIVWKKGFVRLVLVAGILWMLLILLALLFHIWSCQTSVSFLSAMCNKDSKVFNMLDNMGLVSKPHRCPIPLSNDPDKIVIPTGRTPNETVKNLSYVMEDEVPHSEAQSSPLFGGHPSWKQREESFKLKSNMKVHCGFIQGGGAEMNRVDIKYVKKCKFVVASGIFDGYDLPHQPSNISLRSKELFCFLMVVDEVSLKFMRENGTVKEDRAGGKWVGIWRLVLLKHPPYDEPRRNGKVPKILTHRLFPQAQYSIWIDGKMELIVDPLLILERYLWRGKHTFAIAQHKHHRSIYEEADSNKRRKRYARPLIDLHMKIYYYEGMKPWSSNKKTNSDVPEGAVIIREHTAINNLFSCLWFNEVHLFTPRDQLSFGYVAYRLGDAFKFFMFLNCEYNSLFVLHPHTREHSSPIEWVKQLDELKKGNLKESRGGLGLFTPYPGDLDSVVLPNVTRTSKAG, encoded by the exons ATGGAGGGTGATCTTCAAAGGGCTCTATCTTTGCGCCTAAATCGTAGAGGAGACCGAAGTAATCAAAGTCCTGCTAAAG ATTTTGAGGTGGGCTTCTTTTCTTCAGGGAGGGTACCTCAGGATTACCCCATGAAGATTGTTTGGAAAAAAGGGTTTGTTCGGTTGGTTCTTGTAGCAGGGATCTTGTGGATGTtattaattcttcttgcattaTTGTTCCATATATGGTCTTGTCAAACTTCCGTCTCCTTTTTATCAG CTATGTGTAACAAAGATAGCAAGGTTTTCAACATGTTAGACAATATGGGACTTGTATCAAAACCTCACA GATGTCCAATTCCTCTTTCCAATGACCCTGATAAAATAGTTATCCCAACTGGAAGAACTCCCAACGAAACTGTCAAAAATCTGTCATATGTTATGGAAGATGAGGTTCCACATAGTGAAGCTCAGTCATCTCCTCTATTTGGAGGCCATCCAAGTTGGAAACAAAGGGAGGAAAGTTTTAAACTAAAGTCAAATATGAAG GTGCATTGTGGATTCATCCAAGGTGGTGGTGCTGAAATGAATCGTGTAGACATCAAATATGTCAAGAAATGCAAATTTGTTGTTGCATCTGGAATTTTTGATGGCTATGATTTACCTCATCAACCATCAAATATAAGCCTTCGCTCAAAGGAGCTTTTTTGCTTCCTTATGGTTGTGGATGAGGTATCTCTAAAATTCATGAGGGAAAATGGTACGGTCAAAGAAGACAGAGCTGGTGGAAAATGGGTGGGAATATGGAGACTTGTTCTTCTTAAGCATCCTCCTTATGATGAACCAAGAAGGAATGGGAAGGTTCCCAAAATTTTAACCCACAGGTTGTTCCCTCAAGCACAGTATAGCATTTGGATTGATGGTAAAATGGAGCTGATAGTAGATCCATTGCTAATCCTTGAGAG ATACCTGTGGCGAGGCAAGCATACGTTTGCCATTGCTCAACACAAGCATCACCGTAGTATATATGAGGAGGCTGATTCAAACAAGAGGCGAAAGCGATATGCTCGACCCCTTATTGATCTCCACATGAAAATCTATTATTATGAGGGAATGAAGCCATGGAGCTCAAATAAAAAGACCAATAGTG ATGTACCAGAGGGAGCCGTCATCATTCGGGAACACACTGCcataaataacttatttagCTGCTTGTGGTTCAATGAGGTTCACCTCTTCACTCCCAGAGATCAACTGAGTTTTGGCTATGTTGCATACAGATTGGGGGACGCGTTCAAATTCTTCATGTTTCTCAACTGTGAATACAATTCACTGTTTGTGTTGCACCCTCACACAAGAGAGCACTCTTCTCCCATAGAATGGGTTAAACAGTTGGATGAACTTAAGAAAGGCAATTTAAAAGAAAGTAGGGGAGGACTAGGCTTGTTTACCCCTTATCCTGGGGATCTTGATTCTGTTGTTCTGCCAAATGTAACAAGAACATCAAAAGCAGGCTGa
- the LOC100801610 gene encoding probable hexosyltransferase MUCI70 isoform X2 — MCNKDSKVFNMLDNMGLVSKPHRCPIPLSNDPDKIVIPTGRTPNETVKNLSYVMEDEVPHSEAQSSPLFGGHPSWKQREESFKLKSNMKVHCGFIQGGGAEMNRVDIKYVKKCKFVVASGIFDGYDLPHQPSNISLRSKELFCFLMVVDEVSLKFMRENGTVKEDRAGGKWVGIWRLVLLKHPPYDEPRRNGKVPKILTHRLFPQAQYSIWIDGKMELIVDPLLILERYLWRGKHTFAIAQHKHHRSIYEEADSNKRRKRYARPLIDLHMKIYYYEGMKPWSSNKKTNSDVPEGAVIIREHTAINNLFSCLWFNEVHLFTPRDQLSFGYVAYRLGDAFKFFMFLNCEYNSLFVLHPHTREHSSPIEWVKQLDELKKGNLKESRGGLGLFTPYPGDLDSVVLPNVTRTSKAG; from the exons ATGTGTAACAAAGATAGCAAGGTTTTCAACATGTTAGACAATATGGGACTTGTATCAAAACCTCACA GATGTCCAATTCCTCTTTCCAATGACCCTGATAAAATAGTTATCCCAACTGGAAGAACTCCCAACGAAACTGTCAAAAATCTGTCATATGTTATGGAAGATGAGGTTCCACATAGTGAAGCTCAGTCATCTCCTCTATTTGGAGGCCATCCAAGTTGGAAACAAAGGGAGGAAAGTTTTAAACTAAAGTCAAATATGAAG GTGCATTGTGGATTCATCCAAGGTGGTGGTGCTGAAATGAATCGTGTAGACATCAAATATGTCAAGAAATGCAAATTTGTTGTTGCATCTGGAATTTTTGATGGCTATGATTTACCTCATCAACCATCAAATATAAGCCTTCGCTCAAAGGAGCTTTTTTGCTTCCTTATGGTTGTGGATGAGGTATCTCTAAAATTCATGAGGGAAAATGGTACGGTCAAAGAAGACAGAGCTGGTGGAAAATGGGTGGGAATATGGAGACTTGTTCTTCTTAAGCATCCTCCTTATGATGAACCAAGAAGGAATGGGAAGGTTCCCAAAATTTTAACCCACAGGTTGTTCCCTCAAGCACAGTATAGCATTTGGATTGATGGTAAAATGGAGCTGATAGTAGATCCATTGCTAATCCTTGAGAG ATACCTGTGGCGAGGCAAGCATACGTTTGCCATTGCTCAACACAAGCATCACCGTAGTATATATGAGGAGGCTGATTCAAACAAGAGGCGAAAGCGATATGCTCGACCCCTTATTGATCTCCACATGAAAATCTATTATTATGAGGGAATGAAGCCATGGAGCTCAAATAAAAAGACCAATAGTG ATGTACCAGAGGGAGCCGTCATCATTCGGGAACACACTGCcataaataacttatttagCTGCTTGTGGTTCAATGAGGTTCACCTCTTCACTCCCAGAGATCAACTGAGTTTTGGCTATGTTGCATACAGATTGGGGGACGCGTTCAAATTCTTCATGTTTCTCAACTGTGAATACAATTCACTGTTTGTGTTGCACCCTCACACAAGAGAGCACTCTTCTCCCATAGAATGGGTTAAACAGTTGGATGAACTTAAGAAAGGCAATTTAAAAGAAAGTAGGGGAGGACTAGGCTTGTTTACCCCTTATCCTGGGGATCTTGATTCTGTTGTTCTGCCAAATGTAACAAGAACATCAAAAGCAGGCTGa